Genomic DNA from Ruminococcus sp. OA3:
TTGAGGTGAAGGATCTGCGGATCAGCTATCGCTGTCTGAAGTCCTTTTCTGTAAAGAAAAGTTTTTTTAAGCTGAAAAAAAGTAAGGCAGAAGTATTCGAGGCAGTGCGGGGAGTTTCTTTTAAGGTCCCTAAAGGCGATATTATGGGTATTGTCGGAAAGAATGGAAGCGGTAAATCTACGATGCTGCGGGCGCTGGCCGGAATTTTTTCAGCCGATTCCGGCAGTATCGATCTTCATGGATATTCAATCTCGCTCCTGGCGATCGGAGTCGGATTCCAGAAGGCGTTGAGCGGCAGGGAGAATATCTATCTGTCCGGAATGCTGCTGGGATTTTCAGAAGAACAGGTAAAGGCAAAAGTGAATGAGATCATTGAGTTTGCCGGTCTTGGGAAGTTTATTGATATGCCGGTGAAGACATATTCAAGCGGTATGTACTCTAAGCTGGCTTTTTCCATTACGGCGATACTGGAGACCGATATCATGCTGATCGATGAGGTCTTAAGTGTAGGAGATGCAAAGTTTAAAAAGAAGAGCTATCAGAAGATGAAAGAGCTGATCATGGATAAGGACAGAACTGTCATCATAGTCTCGCACAGCTCAGATACCATACGCGAATTATGTACGAGCGTGTTGTGGCTGCACGAAGGAGAGATCAAGATGCTGGGAGATCCGCAGGAAGTCATGGATAAATACGAGGAATTCATGCAATAGGCTAAGATGGAGGTATCATGAAGAGAGTGATTACGTACGGTACATTTGACCTGCTGCATTACGGGCATATCAATATTCTCAGACGGGCAAAACAGCTGGGCGATTATCTGATCGTTGCTCTGTCGACGGATGAATTTAACTGGAATATGAAGCAGAAAAAGTGTTACTTTACTTACGAAGAGAGAAAACAGCTGCTTGAGGCGATCCGTTATGTTGATCTTGTGATACCGGAGGAAAACTGGGAGCAGAAGGTATCTGATGTGAAAGAATATCATATTGATACCTTTGTGATAGGAGATGACTGGGAAGGAAAATTTGATTTTCTGAAAGAATACTGCGATGTTGTGTATCTGCCGCGGACGCCTGAGATCTCGACGACACAGATCAAATATGATCTGAATAAAGAGTAAGCGGGAGACATGATGTACTCCCTGGTATATTTAAGGAGCAAGTTTTATTATCTGTTTTAAGAGGTGGGTCATTGACATTCCGTTTTTTAAAAAACGGTTTGATTTGGTGCCCGCCTTTGGACGTTAATGAGGGATATGGGGTGGTTACAGCTTGTAAAACCACGCTTTTCTGTGTATAGTATTGATAGAACACAGAGGGGAAACCGATAATTTAAGGAGTAAATTATGCCACGCAGGATTAAATATGTTCTGGGTACGGTCATCGTACTCTGCATTACGTTTTTGGGATGTGCCAAAGCGGAGGCGGCTACCAGAATTCATTATATCGCACTGAAAGGATCTACGGATGCTATACTTCTGGAAGACAACGGCCGTTTTGGGATTGTAGATTCCGGCGAAGACTGGGATTATCCGCAGGGAGATGATCTTAAATATCCATACCGTACGGGAATTGTGACAGATCAGGGATTTGAACAGCAGGTGATCTACTATATGAAATCTGTCGGAGTCACATCGTCAAATCTGGACTTTTATATCGGAACACATGCTCACAGTGACCATATCGGCAGCGGTGATGAGATTGTCAATTATTTTAAGCCCAAAAAGCTGTATCTTAAAAAATACTCAGACAGTAATCTGTCCAGTGCGGGCAGAAGATGGGATAATTCTTATATCTATAACGGTCTGCTGGCTGCCGCCCGCGGTAATAAAGTGACGGTGGTTCAGAATCTTACAGAAGGCATGCAGATCAAACTGGGCAGCCAGATGAAGCTTACGCTGTATAACACGCTAATCCGTAAAAAGATACCGGATGAAAATTCAAATTCTCTTGTGATCAGGGTGAGTGCGTACGGGAAAAATACAGTACTGACGGGGGATGCGATCCCGGAAATTACGAGGTGGCTGCTCGACAATAAAAAACTGGGAAATACCAATGTTCTGAAACTTCCACATCACGGATACAGGCAGAATAATCCGGATGATATCCTGAGAAAATTTGCGGCGGGGACTGCGGTGGTTACAGGTCCGATATCGAATGTGGACATAAGCACTCAGAATCTGCTGCGCAGCATGGGGACTGACATTAAAAGCACCTACTCGACGGCACAGGCGGCAATCGTTTCACAGATAACATCCGCCGGGTATACGTTTACGGTGAAAAGCATTAAAGGCGGCTGGTTTACGTATGACGGCGGGCAGTATTATATGGATACGGCAGGCCGCCCGGCAGTCGGCTGGAAGAAAATATCCGGCAAGTGGTATTATTTTGACAAGACAGGTAAGGCTAAAACGGGCTGGGTAAAATATAAGGGGAACTACTATTTTCTCAATCGAAAAAATTCCGGATCATATAAGCAGGGTGCCATGCTGACAGACTGGAAAGTGATCGACGGCAAGACGTATTACTTTAAAAAGGACAGCGGTGAGATGCTGACAGGCTGGCAGACGATCGGCGGCAAAACATTCTATCTGAAAGAAAGTGGAGCGGGAGGCGACTGCGGTCAGGTTATGAAAGGATGGCAGGTGTACAGGGGACGTACCTATTATCTGCAGATGGCGGGAGACAAAGGCACAGCCGGCAG
This window encodes:
- the tagD gene encoding glycerol-3-phosphate cytidylyltransferase yields the protein MKRVITYGTFDLLHYGHINILRRAKQLGDYLIVALSTDEFNWNMKQKKCYFTYEERKQLLEAIRYVDLVIPEENWEQKVSDVKEYHIDTFVIGDDWEGKFDFLKEYCDVVYLPRTPEISTTQIKYDLNKE
- a CDS encoding ABC transporter ATP-binding protein; amino-acid sequence: MQEQEYAIEVKDLRISYRCLKSFSVKKSFFKLKKSKAEVFEAVRGVSFKVPKGDIMGIVGKNGSGKSTMLRALAGIFSADSGSIDLHGYSISLLAIGVGFQKALSGRENIYLSGMLLGFSEEQVKAKVNEIIEFAGLGKFIDMPVKTYSSGMYSKLAFSITAILETDIMLIDEVLSVGDAKFKKKSYQKMKELIMDKDRTVIIVSHSSDTIRELCTSVLWLHEGEIKMLGDPQEVMDKYEEFMQ